One part of the Saprospiraceae bacterium genome encodes these proteins:
- a CDS encoding nitronate monooxygenase — MNTRLTELLAIEHPILMAPMFLVSNVSMTIAAAKAGIAGCIPALNYRTDSEFRTALSELNNAQICYGINLIVNRSNYYFPAQLKACLEFKVPFIITSLGNPKSVIQAFQNTNTKVFCDVSNLEYARKAASFHPDGLIAVTNEAGGHLGPVSPNILVPELIKEFPNLIIISAGGVGDRKSLDEKLGLGADGVSVGSIFIASKESAVCQEYKQACVDFGAKDIVTTTKLSGIPCTVINTPYVQQIGTKQNWLQAILNKNKTLKKWFKMLTYKRGMDILSKAAFDATYQNVWCAGTTIEYVKEIKPVKEIVDQLLGNH; from the coding sequence ATGAACACAAGGCTTACGGAATTACTGGCTATCGAACATCCGATTCTGATGGCTCCAATGTTTTTAGTTTCTAATGTAAGCATGACCATCGCCGCGGCTAAAGCAGGTATTGCCGGTTGTATTCCGGCATTAAATTATAGAACAGATTCCGAATTTCGTACAGCATTATCGGAGTTGAATAATGCACAAATATGTTATGGTATTAATTTGATTGTGAATCGATCTAATTATTATTTTCCAGCTCAATTAAAAGCATGTCTTGAATTTAAAGTGCCATTTATAATTACGTCCTTAGGAAATCCAAAAAGTGTAATACAGGCATTTCAAAATACAAATACAAAAGTCTTTTGTGATGTTTCCAATCTCGAATATGCAAGAAAAGCTGCTTCCTTTCATCCAGATGGTTTAATTGCGGTGACAAATGAAGCGGGTGGGCATTTAGGCCCTGTTTCACCAAACATTTTAGTTCCGGAATTAATTAAGGAATTCCCGAATTTAATTATTATTTCAGCTGGAGGCGTAGGAGACCGTAAAAGTTTAGATGAGAAATTAGGACTTGGTGCAGATGGCGTTTCTGTTGGTAGTATTTTTATTGCTTCTAAAGAATCAGCAGTTTGTCAAGAATATAAACAAGCATGCGTTGATTTTGGGGCAAAGGATATTGTTACAACTACCAAATTAAGTGGTATTCCTTGTACTGTAATCAATACGCCTTATGTGCAACAAATTGGCACCAAACAAAATTGGTTACAAGCCATACTCAATAAAAATAAAACATTAAAAAAATGGTTTAAAATGCTCACCTACAAACGAGGGATGGACATCTTATCGAAGGCTGCTTTTGATGCTACCTATCAAAATGTATGGTGTGCAGGCACAACGATTGAGTACGTGAAGGAGATAAAACCTGTTAAAGAAATCGTAGACCAACTTTTAGGAAATCATTAA